Within the Thermostichus lividus PCC 6715 genome, the region ACTGCCATTGCGCCGTCACACTGGGAAAGGCCAAGGTCAAAAAGCGGATGGCCAAGGCAAACCCCGCTGCCTTTGACCCGACCGAGAGAAAGGCGACAACAGGGGTCGGTGCCCCTTCATAGACATCTGGCGTCCACTGGTGAAAGGGCACAGCGGAAATTTTGAAGCTAATGCCAGCAATCACAAACACCAAGGCCACCACTAAGCCAAGGGATTGGGAGGATAAGGCGTGGGCAATTTCGGTTAAGTGGGTATGCCCACCGGAGAGGCCGTAAAGGAGGGACGACCCGTATAGAAAGATAGCGGAACTCGCCGCACCAATCAGTAAGTACTTCAAGGCAGCTTCGTTAGAGCGGCTGTCGCGCTTTGTATAGCCAGTTAACAGGTAGGAGGCAATACTCAGGGTTTCAAGGGCAATAAAGATAAAGACTAACTCTTCGGCACCGGACACAAACATGCCGCCAACAGTTGCCGTTAACAAAATCGTCATAAATTCGCCCAAGGAGCTACCAGTTTGCTCCACGTAGCGAATGGACATCAAAATTGTGCCCAAGGCCGACAGGGCAATCAAGCCGCGAAAGACAAGGCTGAGGTTATCGGAGCGGAAGCTGCCCAAGAAGCTCACCGTCTCTACCTGTCCCCATTGCGGAATCATGGCCAACACTGCACCGGCCAAGCCAGCGATCGCCAAGTAGGGAGTCCAGCGATCAGCGCTGCGCCCCTGAATCAGATCGGCAAGAAGGACGATGAGAAGAGTAACAATAACAATTGTCTCAGGTACAATGGTACCCGCATTCAACTGTGCCGCCAGTGTTACCAGATCCATAACTATCCGCGCATTGATTGAGTCCCCCATATCATATCACCCGCGTTTTCGTTTAATGGGGGCACTGCGATCAGGTTCTGCTTATACCTAGGATAGGTTTTTTAACGGGCAGCACGCGCTAGGGCATTGTACAGACCGTTGAGTACCGGCGGGGACGGCAGCGCAACAGCATTCTCGAAAATTTGAGTTGGTGTCAGGTTGCGCTGGCCATAGAAGCGGGTGTTGGCATTGCGGTCAAAGCTAATGGTTGCCCCTTCGATGGCAACCCCGGCAAACAACCCAGCATTGCGGGCATAGGAATAGACTTGAGGGCTAGGATCCGTAGGGCTGACAATATCGCCGCCCACAGGTCCGGCAGCCACCGAGACATTGCCCCCCAGCCGAAAGGACTGTGCTAAACTGCGCAGGACAACGGATTTATCCATAAAGGCCAAAATGACATCGCTGGACTGGGCACCTATTTGCAGGCCAAAACTGCCGCCAGTAATGGTGATGAAGGCGGGTTTACTCCAATCGTTATTGTTGTCGCGCACTAGCAAAATGCCTGCCCCACGGCGACCACCAAAGAGGAACCCAGCTTGCACAACATTGGGAACAATGGCAATCCCCTGTGCCCGCTGGATAATCCGTGGCGGAATGCGTTGATTGTTATTGAAGCTAAACTGTCCGAGGACAAAGGTGGCGTTTTCTACCCGCTGCACCATAGCGGGATCGGGTACAGTTTGAGCAGTAACCCATTGGGGAAAAAAGACCACGGCGATCGCCCCTAGGGCAATCAACCTCCACTGCTGGAGTACTCCCCCCCACCGCAAACGTACGTGTACAGTCATCATCGCTTCAAGCTACCTCAAATCAACCATAGAACCTATTGACAGCAGTAGCGGCAGCCCACGTTCCCGATCGCCTCTCTTTCCATCGTGCCCCCAAGGCCTGACCAAATCTAAAGAAAATCTGTTTTGTAATTTTCTGTAACCAGCACCACTACCCGTGTTCGTGAGGGGATATGGCAGAATGTAAAGGGTTTTGCCTAGACTAGCGATTAATACCTACTAAAGTCTAAAGTCCGCATAGACCTAGAGTATATCCCTAGATAGAGCAGATCGGCTCAAGGTTAGGTTGCACACATGGAACCCCTGTATCAATACGCATGGCTCATTCCCGTCTTACCCTTGTTGGGTGCCTTAGTTGTTGGTTTTGGCCTCATTTCCTTCTCTGAGACCACCAGCCGCCTGCGGCGACCCAGTGCCATTTTCATCATGGCTCTGATGGCGATCGCCCTTGGCCATTCCCTCGCCATTTTGTGGAGCCAAAGCCACGGGCACGCTCCCTACACCCAGATGATTGAATGGGCGGCAGCGGGCAGCCTGCACATCGTCATGGGCTATGTCATTGACCCCCTCGCAGCAATGATGCTCGTGGTGGTTACCAGCGTTGCGTTTCTGGTGATGCTCTACACCGATGGCTACATGGCACACGATCCGGGGTATGTACGGTTTTATGCCTACCTCAGCCTGTTTGGCTCCTCGATGCTGGGGTTAGTGGTCAGCCCTAACTTGGTACAGGTCTATATTTTCTGGGAACTGGTGGGGATGTGCTCGTACCTACTGGTGGGGTTTTGGTACGACCGCAAAAGTGCGGCAGAAGCGGCTCAAAAAGCGTTTGTTACCAATCGCGTTGGTGACTTTGGCCTGCTGCTGGGAATGGTAGGCCTCTTTTGGGCAACCGGTACCTTTGAATTTGGTGAAATGGGCGATCGCCTCACCGAGTTACTGAACAGTGGCTTGCTCTCTTCGCAGTTGGCCGCCATTCTGGCCATCCTTGTGTTTCTCGGTCCGGTGGCCAAATCCGCCCAATTTCCCCTGCACGTCTGGCTTCCCGATGCCATGGAAGGTCCCACCCCATTTCGGCACTGATCCACGCGGCAACAATGGTGGCAGCAGGGGTGTTTCTCATTGCCCGCATGTTCCCGGTCTTTGAGCAACTCCCTATCGTCATGGACATCATTGCCTGGACAGGGGCATTTACCGCCTTCATGGGTGCCACCATTGCCATTACCCAAAACGACATTAAAAAAAGCCTTGCCTACTCCACCATTTCTCAGCTCGGGTACATGGTGATGGGGATGGGCGTGGGCGCGTACAGTGCTGGATTATTTCACCTGATGACCCACGCTTACTTCAAGGCCATGCTCTTTTTGGGGTCAGGTTCTGTCATTCACGGCATGGAAGGCGTTGTGGGTCACGATCCTAACCTTGCCCAAGATATGCGCTATATGGGAGGCTTGCGCAAATATATGCCCATTACGGGGCTAACCTTTTTAATTGGGTGCTTAGCCATTTCCGGGGTTCCTCCCTTTGCTGGGTTTTGGTCCAAGGATGAGATTCTTGGGGCGGTGTTCCATGCCAACCCTGCGATGTGGGTACTGACTTGGCTGACTGCGGGTCTAACGGCCTTTTATATGTTTCGGATGTATTTCATGACCTTTGAGGGGCCGTTTCGTAACGTCCCTGCCGAGCTTCAAGCACATCACGATCAGGGGCATGGCAAGCACCATGCTGCCGCACCCCACGAATCGCCTTGGACAATGACGGTTCCCTTGGTCGTGTTGGCTATTCCCTCAATGCTCATTGGTTTGCTGGGCACCCCCTTTAACAACCTCTTTGAAGCGTTTGTTCATGCTCCCGGAGAGGCGATCGCAGCCCATAGTTTTGATTTAACGGAGTTTTTAGTGCTGGCGGGTAGCTCCGTTGGCATTGGCCTCATTGGCATTACTGTTGCCTCCTTGATGTACCTCAAGGGCACGCCCAGCCCCAAAGCATTGCCAAGGCGATCGAACCCCTCTACCAGTTTTCCCTGCACAAGTGGTACTTTGATGAGCTGTACGACGCAGTATTTGTCAAAGGCTGCCGCCGCTTAGCACGGCAGGTGTTGGAAGTGGACTACAACGTCGTGGATGGTGTGGTCAACCTCACCGGCTTTGTCACCATGGTCACCGGTGAAGGGCTGAAGTACTTTCAGAATGGTCGTGCCCAATTCTACGCCCTCATTGTTTTACTGGCGGTGCTGGGCTTCGTGATCTTCTCGGTGCAAACTTAAGCGCTTCTTCTTACCCCACCATTGACCATCATGGACATTATCTATTCCTTGAGGAGTAACGAGTACCCCCATGAGTAACTTTCCTTGGTTGACTGCAATCATCCTTTTTCCGATTGTGGCCTCCTTTGCGATTCCCCTGATTCCCGACCCTGAAGGGAAAGGACGACCCATTCGTTGGTATGCCCTTGTCATTGGCCTGATTGATTTTGCGGCCATTGTTTATGCCTTCACGAACTTCTACGACCTAAATACCCCTGGGCTGCAATTGTGGGAAAGCTATGATTGGATTCCGACCTTGGGGTTGCGCTGGTCTGTGGGGGCGGATGGTCTCTCAATGCCCTTAATTTTGCTGACGGGCTTTATTACCACGCTGGCAATTTTAGCGGCCTGGCCTGTTACCCTCAAGCCGCGTCTTTTCTACTTCCTGATGTTGGCGATGTACGGCGGTCAAATTGCTGTCTTTGCCGTCCAGGATATGCTGGTGTTCTTTTTGGCATGGGAACTGGAGTTGATTCCGGTTTACCTGCTGCTGGCCATTTGGGGGGGCTATAAGCGGCAGTACGCCGCCACAAAATTTATTCTCTACACCGCGGGTAGCTCCCTGTTTATTCTGGTAGCGGGCTTGGCCATGGCCTTCTACGGCGACACCATTAGCTTTGATATGCATACCCTAGCGATGAAAGACTATGCCATGGGCTTTCAACTGCTGGTCTATGCTGGCTTTTTGGTAGCTTATGGGGTAAAACTGCCGATTGTACCGCTGCACACATGGCTACCGGATGCCCACGGTGAGGCAACCGCCCCGGTGCACATGCTCTTAGCCGGTATTCTCTTGAAAATGGGTGGCTATGCGCTTATTCGTATGAATGTGGATATGCTGCCGGCAGCCCACGCCACCTTTGCACCAGTCTTGGTGATTTTGGGGGTGGTGAATATTATCTATGCTGCTCTGACGTCCTATGCCCAGCGCAACCTCAAGCGCAAAATTGCCTACTCGTCAATTTCCCATATGGGGTTTGTGCTCATTGGCATTGCTTCGTTTACGAATTTAGGGATGAGCGGTGCTGTTCTGCAAATGGTGTCTCACGGTCTCATTGGCGCCAGCCTCTTTTTCTTAGTTGGGGCAACCTACGATCGCACCCATACGCTGATCCTCGAGGAAATGGGGGGGGTTGGCCAAAAAATGAAGAAGATCTTTGCGATGTTTACGGCCTGCTCGCTGGCTTCCTTGGCATTGCCAGGGATGAGTGGCTTTGTGGCGGAGCTACTCGTATTTATCGGCTTTGCCACCAGTGATGCCTACTCCTTGCCCTTTCGGATTCTTGTGGTCTTTTTAGCAGCGGTGGGGGTTATCCTCACGCCCATTTACCTTCTGTCGATGTTGCGGGAAATTTTCTTTGGGCCAGAAAACAAGGAACTGACGGAGCATGAGGCGCTGATCGATGCTGAACCCCGGGAGGTCTTTATTATTGCCTGCCTGTTGGTGCCGATTATTGGTATTGGCCTATATCCCAAGCTGCTGACGCAAATTTACGATGCCACCACCGTACAGGTGATTGCGCGAGTGCGCGAGGTCGTACCGACCCTTGCCCAACACCCTAGCTCCTCAGTGGCCGACATGCCGAAGGTGGCACCAGAGCTAAACGCCTAATGGGGCAGCTGCGGCACTACCTGCTGGGGGAGGTTAGTTGGCAGCGGCTGGTGCGCTCAGCAGTCCTGATCTACGTCCTTGTGGCGGCCTACGTTTACGTCCGTGCTGATGCTATGATCTTTCGGCCGCCGCCTCCCACCTATGATTTGTTGGCTCAGATGCGCCTTATCCCCATGGAGGGGGGCGATCGCCTCGCGGTGCTGTATTTACCGAATCCCGCAGCTACGTTCACGCTGCTCTACAGTCACGGCAATGCCGAAGATTTGGGGGTAATTGAACCCCTCTTGACCCAGTACCGCGATTGGGGGTTTGCTGTGTTGGCCTACGACTACCGTGGCTATGGGCTGAGTACGGGCACCCCCAGCGAAGCCAATGCCTACCAAGATGCCAGAGCTGCCTACAAGTACCTGACCCAGACTCTCAACGTTCCACCAGAGCAGGTCATACTGTACGGGCGATCGCTCGGGGGCGGTGTCGCCACAGAACTGGCGACCCACGTACCTGTTGCTGGGCTGATCTTAGAAAGCACGTTTACCTCTGCCTTTCGGGTTGTGGTGCCTTTTCCCTTGTTTCCGTTCGATAAATTCACCAATCAAGCCAAGCTACCGCAGGTGCCGGTGCCGGTTTTAATCCTGCACGGGACTGCCGATGAGGTCGTGCCTTTTGAGCATGCCCAAGCCCTATTTGCCACTGCGGCCACCCCCAAATTTTCCCTGTGGGTTGAGGGTGCTGGTCACAACGATTTTAGTGCTGTTGCGGGCGATCGCCACCGGCAGGCACTGCAAGACTTTGCCCACATTCTGCACGGTTTGCGAACTAACGACTAGCGGTGTGCCATAGGTATGTTGCCGCCTCGTCCAAGTAAAGGTTGATTTTGGAGACCGGTTGCATCGGTCGCACACCTTTCTATGTCTGCTACGATAATGCCATGGCACCAGCCTGCCAGTACAAGGGATCGCAGGTCTACGCGCAACAGTCCCCCATGGAGCAGTGGCTCCATCGGTTGCGCTACCTGTACAACTAACTACCGGCAGATTGCCGCAACGGTGAGACATACAATAATCTGTCAGGGATTGATCTAGAAGGAATAAAGAGAGAAGAGCGGATGGTTTTTAACTGGTTTCGGCGTAAGTTTGGTGGTAGTGGCGAGAGTGAGGTACCCGCTGATACGGTTGCCACGCCGCAGCCAGAGGCTTCCGCAGCGCCACCAGACCTAGAACCAGACTCCCAGGCGGCTGAGGGCGGCCTTCTCAATTGGGCGAAAACGGCTCTGCAATCTATCCAGTCGCGCCAGAATCCTAGGACGACGGAAACAGCGGAAACAATCACTGCAACTGAGGTCAGCGATGCACCACCAGATGCTGTGTCCGAGGCACCCCCTCCGGACATCGTACATCCAGTGGCAGCAGAGGAACCGGAGGCCGCAGAGACCGTGGCACCGGTTGCTCTCGATGCTGGATTTTTGTGGTCAGCGGAAGTGTTAGCTGCCCAAGGTCGTCGCCCTGAAGAGGTGGATCTCGAGGAAATTACGTGGCTACAACGACTACGTCAAGGCTTAGGCAAGACCCGCCGCGGGCTGGTGCATCAACTGCGCTCCATTGTGGGTCAAGGCCCGTTAGGGCGTGATGCGGTTGAAGAGATTGAAATGCTGCTGCTGCAATCTGATGTGGGGGTGAAGGCCACGGATCAGATTATCGCCGCACTGCAAGCCAAAATTCGCCAAGAGACCTTACCCGCCGATCAGGCGATCGCCTACCTCAAGCAAATTCTGCGCGATACGCTAGATGCCCCTTTTCGCAACGGCTATGCCCAAGATTTTGCCCCCCAGAAAGGGCAGCTCAACATTTGGCTGATCGCTGGGGTGAACGGTGTAGGTAAAACGACGACCATTGGCAAATTGGCTCATATTGCCAGCCAATCGGGCTATCGCTGTTTGATTGCGGCGGCGGATACCTTTCGAGCCGCGGCCACAGAACAGGTTAAAGTTTGGGGGCAACGCTCCAATGTTGAGGTTATTGCCAATCCCGGTAAAAATACTGACCCGGCGGCAGTTGTGTTTGATGCGATCGGTGCTGCCCAAGCCCGGGGCACCGAACTGCTGTTGGTGGATACCGCCGGACGGCTGCAAAATAAGGCCAACCTCATGGAAGAACTCAAAAAAATTCGCCGCATTATTGATAAAAAAGCCAGCAATGCCACCATTGAATCGCTACTAGTGCT harbors:
- a CDS encoding lipid-binding SYLF domain-containing protein; its protein translation is MMTVHVRLRWGGVLQQWRLIALGAIAVVFFPQWVTAQTVPDPAMVQRVENATFVLGQFSFNNNQRIPPRIIQRAQGIAIVPNVVQAGFLFGGRRGAGILLVRDNNNDWSKPAFITITGGSFGLQIGAQSSDVILAFMDKSVVLRSLAQSFRLGGNVSVAAGPVGGDIVSPTDPSPQVYSYARNAGLFAGVAIEGATISFDRNANTRFYGQRNLTPTQIFENAVALPSPPVLNGLYNALARAAR
- the ftsY gene encoding signal recognition particle-docking protein FtsY — protein: MVFNWFRRKFGGSGESEVPADTVATPQPEASAAPPDLEPDSQAAEGGLLNWAKTALQSIQSRQNPRTTETAETITATEVSDAPPDAVSEAPPPDIVHPVAAEEPEAAETVAPVALDAGFLWSAEVLAAQGRRPEEVDLEEITWLQRLRQGLGKTRRGLVHQLRSIVGQGPLGRDAVEEIEMLLLQSDVGVKATDQIIAALQAKIRQETLPADQAIAYLKQILRDTLDAPFRNGYAQDFAPQKGQLNIWLIAGVNGVGKTTTIGKLAHIASQSGYRCLIAAADTFRAAATEQVKVWGQRSNVEVIANPGKNTDPAAVVFDAIGAAQARGTELLLVDTAGRLQNKANLMEELKKIRRIIDKKASNATIESLLVLDATLGQNGLRQAQVFAEAAQLTGVILTKLDGTAKGGVALAVVQELGLPIRFVGAGEGIKDLRPFSSFEFVEALLSSEVEVAA
- a CDS encoding NAD(P)H-quinone oxidoreductase subunit N; the encoded protein is MDLVTLAAQLNAGTIVPETIVIVTLLIVLLADLIQGRSADRWTPYLAIAGLAGAVLAMIPQWGQVETVSFLGSFRSDNLSLVFRGLIALSALGTILMSIRYVEQTGSSLGEFMTILLTATVGGMFVSGAEELVFIFIALETLSIASYLLTGYTKRDSRSNEAALKYLLIGAASSAIFLYGSSLLYGLSGGHTHLTEIAHALSSQSLGLVVALVFVIAGISFKISAVPFHQWTPDVYEGAPTPVVAFLSVGSKAAGFALAIRFLTLAFPSVTAQWQLIFTVLAILSMILGNIVALAQTSMKRMLAYSSIAQAGFVMIGFVVGTEAGYASMLFYLLVYLFMNLGAFTCVILFSLRTGTDQISEYAGLYQKDPLLTLGLSLCLLSLGGIPPLAGFFGKIYLFWAGWQAGAYGLVILGLLTSVVSIYYYIRVVKMMVVKEPKEMSVAVQRYPEVSWSAFGMRPLQVGLVTMVVATSLAGILANPIFNLVNTAILDVPSVAAQPLSVEVAYQPLQSP
- a CDS encoding alpha/beta hydrolase; translation: MGQLRHYLLGEVSWQRLVRSAVLIYVLVAAYVYVRADAMIFRPPPPTYDLLAQMRLIPMEGGDRLAVLYLPNPAATFTLLYSHGNAEDLGVIEPLLTQYRDWGFAVLAYDYRGYGLSTGTPSEANAYQDARAAYKYLTQTLNVPPEQVILYGRSLGGGVATELATHVPVAGLILESTFTSAFRVVVPFPLFPFDKFTNQAKLPQVPVPVLILHGTADEVVPFEHAQALFATAATPKFSLWVEGAGHNDFSAVAGDRHRQALQDFAHILHGLRTND
- the ndhD1 gene encoding photosynthetic/respiratory NAD(P)H-quinone oxidoreductase subunit D1, with the translated sequence MSNFPWLTAIILFPIVASFAIPLIPDPEGKGRPIRWYALVIGLIDFAAIVYAFTNFYDLNTPGLQLWESYDWIPTLGLRWSVGADGLSMPLILLTGFITTLAILAAWPVTLKPRLFYFLMLAMYGGQIAVFAVQDMLVFFLAWELELIPVYLLLAIWGGYKRQYAATKFILYTAGSSLFILVAGLAMAFYGDTISFDMHTLAMKDYAMGFQLLVYAGFLVAYGVKLPIVPLHTWLPDAHGEATAPVHMLLAGILLKMGGYALIRMNVDMLPAAHATFAPVLVILGVVNIIYAALTSYAQRNLKRKIAYSSISHMGFVLIGIASFTNLGMSGAVLQMVSHGLIGASLFFLVGATYDRTHTLILEEMGGVGQKMKKIFAMFTACSLASLALPGMSGFVAELLVFIGFATSDAYSLPFRILVVFLAAVGVILTPIYLLSMLREIFFGPENKELTEHEALIDAEPREVFIIACLLVPIIGIGLYPKLLTQIYDATTVQVIARVREVVPTLAQHPSSSVADMPKVAPELNA